A region from the Azospirillaceae bacterium genome encodes:
- a CDS encoding sigma-70 family RNA polymerase sigma factor: protein MRNDETAGRARRFQDQVLIHLDAAYGLARYMTRDPVAAEDIVQDAFLRAHRAFDGFRGGDARVWLLTIVRNTVRSWAAARRDAREQALDTLPGGDIADDAAPTPEEWLGAQEEAAGLHALIEALPPTFRETLVLREMEDMSYRDIAAVTGAPVGTVMSRLARARDLLAAGWRRRGSGDEK, encoded by the coding sequence GTGAGGAACGATGAAACGGCAGGCCGGGCCCGCCGCTTTCAGGACCAGGTGCTGATCCACCTCGACGCCGCCTACGGCCTGGCGCGCTACATGACGCGCGACCCGGTGGCGGCGGAGGACATCGTCCAGGACGCCTTCCTGCGCGCCCACCGCGCCTTCGACGGTTTCCGGGGCGGCGACGCCCGCGTCTGGCTGCTGACCATCGTGCGCAACACCGTGCGCAGCTGGGCCGCCGCCCGCCGTGACGCGCGGGAACAGGCGCTGGACACCCTGCCCGGCGGCGACATCGCCGACGACGCGGCACCGACACCGGAGGAATGGCTGGGTGCCCAGGAGGAGGCCGCCGGCCTGCACGCCCTGATCGAAGCCTTGCCCCCCACCTTCCGCGAGACCCTGGTGCTGCGGGAGATGGAGGACATGTCCTATCGCGACATCGCGGCGGTGACGGGCGCGCCGGTGGGCACCGTCATGTCGCGCCTGGCCCGGGCGCGCGACCTGCTGGCCGCCGGCTGGCGCCGCCGTGGTTCTGGAGATGAGAAATGA
- a CDS encoding metallophosphoesterase produces the protein MANPPLSDAETVDHGRRGALTCMAWAGTGLVWTLAAGVPLTTGLVGGPAQAAAPAGLTFAQISDSHVGFDKPANPDALATLREAVAGIRTLPTRPAFILHTGDISHLSHDDQFDAADQVLKELGLPIFFVPGEHDVLDDGGGAAYLARYGKGPQGAARGAGWYSFDQAGIHFVALVNVVNLKAGGLGNLGEDQLAWLAADLQGRSDSTPVVVFAHIPLWTVYPAWGWGTDDGARALSLLRRFGSVTVLNGHIHQILQKVEGNVTFHTARSTAFPQPAPGSAPSPGPMKVPADKLRTVLGVTSVAWRPNAGPLAVIDATLA, from the coding sequence ATGGCGAACCCCCCCCTATCCGATGCGGAAACAGTGGACCACGGGCGCCGCGGCGCCCTGACGTGCATGGCCTGGGCCGGTACCGGCCTGGTCTGGACCCTGGCCGCCGGCGTGCCCCTGACCACCGGCCTGGTCGGCGGCCCGGCCCAAGCCGCCGCCCCCGCCGGCCTGACCTTCGCCCAGATCAGCGACAGCCATGTCGGTTTCGACAAGCCGGCCAACCCCGATGCGCTGGCGACCCTGCGCGAGGCGGTGGCCGGCATCCGCACCCTGCCGACCCGGCCGGCCTTCATCCTGCACACCGGCGACATCAGCCACCTGTCGCATGACGACCAGTTCGACGCCGCCGACCAGGTGCTGAAGGAACTGGGCCTGCCCATCTTCTTCGTGCCGGGGGAGCATGACGTGCTGGATGACGGCGGCGGGGCGGCCTACCTGGCGCGCTACGGCAAGGGGCCGCAGGGTGCGGCGCGGGGCGCCGGTTGGTACAGCTTTGACCAGGCCGGCATCCATTTCGTGGCCCTGGTCAACGTGGTGAACCTGAAGGCCGGCGGGCTGGGGAACCTGGGGGAGGATCAGCTGGCCTGGCTGGCGGCCGACCTGCAGGGCCGGTCCGACAGCACGCCGGTGGTGGTGTTCGCCCACATCCCCCTATGGACCGTCTATCCGGCGTGGGGATGGGGCACCGATGACGGCGCCCGCGCCCTGTCGCTGCTGCGCCGCTTCGGCAGCGTCACCGTGCTGAACGGCCACATCCACCAGATTTTGCAGAAGGTGGAGGGCAACGTCACTTTCCACACCGCCCGCTCCACCGCCTTTCCCCAGCCGGCACCCGGCAGCGCGCCATCCCCCGGCCCGATGAAGGTGCCGGCCGACAAGCTGCGTACCGTGCTGGGCGTCACCAGCGTGGCCTGGCGCCCCAATGCCGGCCCCCTGGCCGTCATCGACGCCACCCTGGCCTGA
- a CDS encoding cupredoxin family copper-binding protein, with translation MKRLLLALSLLMPCQAWAATVEIRIDNFTFTPAEVRVAPGTTIVWINADDIPHAIAASDKSFKSKVLDTDDRYTLTVAGPGTIAYFCSLHPHMTGRIIVDASRGGGGLNGESAMGP, from the coding sequence ATGAAACGCCTGCTGCTCGCACTGAGCCTGCTGATGCCCTGCCAAGCCTGGGCCGCGACCGTGGAAATCCGCATCGACAACTTCACCTTCACCCCGGCGGAGGTGCGGGTGGCGCCCGGCACCACCATCGTGTGGATCAACGCCGACGACATCCCCCACGCCATCGCCGCCAGCGACAAGTCGTTCAAGTCCAAGGTGCTGGACACGGACGACCGTTACACGCTGACCGTGGCGGGGCCGGGGACGATCGCGTACTTTTGTTCCCTGCATCCCCACATGACCGGCCGCATCATCGTGGATGCCAGCCGGGGTGGCGGTGGCCTGAACGGCGAATCCGCCATGGGGCCATGA
- a CDS encoding glycoside hydrolase family 31 protein, with protein MNVRSWAMASAALVPALLLAACGHVIDDKTPVAQAPAAKNFQQTPDGVVVAVTGAAVHKVRLQVVSDRIIHVTAVPVDSLDLPASLMTIAKPAVGGFQVAEQGGRVVLTTPKMRAEVAVATGAVAMFDAKGQPLLAAVDGGSFKPTTLITGEPGYFQVRQQFNLGTDEGFYGLGQHQNAQMNYNGQDVELAQHNMDIGIPFVVSTRNYGVLWDNNGITRFGDAREYPLLSKELKLFDADGHEGGLTARYYEGGKLKLTRNEPDINYQYIKDLAAWPVEVGGSRVDAKVRGTKDKSVVWEGKVESAVDGVHRFQVYASGYFKVTLDGKVVMDRWRQDWNPWYHNFDLPMTAGKAQTLKVEWVPEGGFIALLHQDPLPEPERHDLSLTSDVAKAIDYYVVAGRDMDDVIAGYRQLTGKAVMMPSWAYGLWQSRQRYKTADELTDTVAQFRKRGLPLDNIVEDWFYWREDDWGSHKFDPTRFPDPQGLVDTLHGQHAHFMISVWPKFYPTTDNYKELDAKGFIYRRNVEVKEHDWVGKDGYLNAFYDPYSPEARQIYWRQINENLNRLGIDAWWLDASEPDTHSNLDIPERMRRMGPTAMGPSAALFNSFPLMHTTAVYQGNRAANPDRRAFILTRSGFAGQQRNAAASWSGDVASRWTDLRNQISAGVNFSLSGVPNWTTDIGGFALEKRYSAKNPKASDVAEWRELNLRWFQFGAFSPLFRSHGEFPYREIYNLAPKGSEVYDSLVWYDQLRYRLMPYIYTLAADTYHRDGTIMRGLVMDFPQDRQVWDINDQYLFGHAFLVAPVTDYQARSREVYLPAGTQWYDFQTGKRYEGGQRIAADAPLKRLPLFVRAGSIVPTGPVIQYTGEKPDAPLTVVVYTGANGQFDLYEDEGTTYGYEHGAFSRIPLSYDQATGALTIGARTGSFPGMVQNRVVNVRFIGPGTKAPADFTAAPDQTVQYTGQPVIVRPKI; from the coding sequence CCGGTCGACAGCCTGGACCTGCCCGCCAGCCTGATGACCATCGCCAAGCCCGCCGTCGGCGGCTTCCAGGTGGCGGAGCAGGGCGGCCGGGTGGTGCTGACCACGCCCAAGATGCGGGCGGAGGTTGCCGTGGCCACCGGCGCCGTCGCCATGTTCGACGCCAAGGGCCAGCCCTTGCTGGCGGCGGTGGATGGCGGCAGCTTCAAGCCGACCACCCTGATCACCGGCGAGCCGGGTTATTTCCAGGTGCGCCAGCAATTCAATTTGGGCACCGACGAGGGCTTCTACGGCCTGGGCCAGCACCAGAACGCCCAGATGAACTACAACGGCCAGGATGTCGAGCTGGCCCAGCACAACATGGACATCGGCATCCCCTTCGTGGTGTCGACGCGCAATTACGGCGTGCTGTGGGACAACAACGGCATCACCCGCTTCGGCGATGCCCGCGAATACCCGCTGCTGTCCAAGGAGTTGAAGCTGTTTGACGCCGACGGGCATGAGGGCGGGCTGACCGCGCGTTATTATGAGGGCGGCAAGCTGAAGCTGACCCGCAATGAGCCCGACATCAATTACCAGTACATCAAGGACCTGGCCGCCTGGCCGGTCGAGGTCGGCGGCAGCCGCGTCGATGCCAAGGTGCGGGGCACCAAGGACAAGTCCGTGGTGTGGGAGGGCAAGGTCGAGTCCGCGGTGGACGGCGTCCATCGCTTCCAGGTCTATGCCAGCGGCTATTTCAAGGTGACCCTGGACGGCAAGGTGGTCATGGACCGCTGGCGCCAGGACTGGAACCCCTGGTACCACAACTTCGATCTGCCCATGACGGCCGGCAAGGCCCAGACCCTGAAGGTGGAATGGGTGCCGGAGGGCGGCTTCATCGCCCTGCTGCACCAGGATCCGCTGCCCGAGCCTGAGCGGCACGATTTGTCGCTGACCTCCGACGTGGCCAAGGCCATCGATTATTACGTCGTCGCCGGCCGCGACATGGACGACGTCATCGCCGGTTACCGCCAGCTGACGGGCAAGGCGGTGATGATGCCCAGCTGGGCCTACGGCCTGTGGCAAAGCCGCCAGCGCTACAAGACGGCGGACGAGTTGACCGACACCGTGGCGCAGTTCCGCAAGCGCGGCCTGCCGCTGGATAACATCGTGGAGGACTGGTTCTACTGGCGCGAGGACGACTGGGGCAGCCACAAGTTCGACCCCACGCGCTTCCCGGATCCGCAGGGGCTGGTGGACACGCTGCACGGCCAGCACGCCCACTTCATGATCTCGGTGTGGCCCAAGTTCTATCCCACCACCGACAACTACAAGGAACTGGACGCCAAGGGCTTCATCTACCGGCGCAATGTCGAGGTGAAGGAGCATGACTGGGTGGGCAAGGACGGCTATCTCAACGCCTTCTACGACCCGTATTCACCCGAGGCGCGGCAGATCTATTGGCGCCAGATCAATGAGAACCTGAACCGGCTGGGCATCGACGCCTGGTGGCTGGACGCGTCGGAGCCGGACACCCACTCCAACCTCGACATTCCGGAGCGGATGCGGCGCATGGGCCCCACCGCCATGGGCCCGTCGGCGGCGCTGTTCAATTCCTTCCCGCTGATGCACACCACCGCCGTGTACCAGGGCAACCGCGCCGCCAACCCGGACCGGCGCGCCTTCATCCTGACCCGCTCGGGCTTCGCCGGGCAGCAGCGCAACGCGGCGGCCAGCTGGAGCGGCGACGTCGCCTCGCGCTGGACCGATCTGCGCAACCAGATCTCGGCCGGCGTCAACTTCTCGCTCTCCGGCGTGCCCAACTGGACGACGGACATCGGCGGCTTCGCTCTGGAAAAGCGCTATTCCGCCAAGAATCCCAAGGCGTCCGACGTGGCGGAATGGCGGGAACTGAACCTGCGCTGGTTCCAGTTCGGCGCCTTCTCCCCCCTGTTCCGGTCGCATGGCGAGTTCCCGTACCGGGAGATCTACAACCTGGCGCCCAAGGGGTCGGAGGTCTACGACAGCCTGGTCTGGTACGACCAGCTGCGCTACCGCCTGATGCCCTATATCTACACCCTGGCGGCCGACACCTATCACCGCGACGGCACCATCATGCGCGGCCTGGTGATGGATTTTCCCCAGGATCGGCAGGTCTGGGACATCAACGACCAGTACCTGTTCGGCCATGCCTTCCTGGTGGCGCCGGTGACGGACTACCAGGCGCGCAGCCGCGAGGTCTACCTGCCGGCGGGGACGCAATGGTACGACTTCCAGACCGGCAAGCGGTATGAGGGCGGCCAGCGCATCGCCGCCGATGCGCCGCTGAAGCGCTTGCCGCTGTTCGTGCGGGCGGGGTCCATCGTGCCCACCGGCCCGGTGATCCAGTACACTGGCGAAAAGCCGGACGCGCCGCTGACCGTGGTGGTCTACACCGGCGCCAACGGCCAGTTCGACCTGTATGAGGATGAAGGCACCACCTACGGCTATGAGCACGGCGCCTTCAGCCGCATCCCGCTGAGCTACGACCAGGCCACCGGCGCCCTGACCATCGGGGCCCGCACCGGCAGCTTCCCCGGCATGGTGCAGAACCGGGTGGTCAATGTCCGCTTCATCGGGCCCGGTACGAAGGCGCCGGCCGACTTCACCGCCGCACCGGATCAGACGGTGCAGTACACCGGCCAGCCGGTCATTGTCCGGCCCAAGATCTAA
- a CDS encoding anti-sigma factor, with translation MTACPEACPEHCVELLHGLLDGELDAVHARNLEAHVAACPGCAAQLDDLRALRADLASADLRACAPAALRARILADIGAPVSRPALPRVPRRWAAAGLGVAIAASLLLMVLPAGRDEGLERQLIAGHVRSLQAQHLLDVPTSDRHTVKPWFAGKLDYSPPVPDLATAGFPLQGGRLDYQVGRPVAALVYRHGAHVINLYVWPTADRHAMTFTSRDGYNLMCLQAGGMAYWAVSDVNEAELRAFAVALAAEIGR, from the coding sequence ATGACGGCCTGTCCCGAAGCCTGTCCCGAACATTGTGTGGAACTGCTGCACGGCCTGCTGGACGGCGAACTGGACGCGGTCCATGCCCGCAATCTGGAGGCCCACGTCGCCGCCTGTCCCGGCTGCGCCGCCCAATTGGACGACCTGCGGGCCCTGCGCGCGGACCTGGCCTCCGCCGATCTGCGCGCCTGCGCGCCGGCGGCCTTGCGTGCCCGTATCCTGGCCGACATCGGCGCGCCCGTGTCGCGGCCGGCGCTCCCCCGCGTTCCGCGCCGATGGGCCGCCGCCGGCCTGGGCGTGGCCATCGCCGCCAGCCTGTTGCTGATGGTGTTGCCGGCGGGCCGGGACGAGGGGCTGGAGCGCCAGCTGATCGCCGGCCATGTACGCTCCCTCCAGGCACAGCACCTGCTGGACGTACCCACGTCCGACCGGCACACGGTCAAGCCCTGGTTCGCCGGCAAGCTGGACTATTCCCCGCCGGTGCCGGACCTGGCGACGGCCGGTTTCCCCCTGCAGGGCGGCCGGCTGGATTACCAGGTGGGCCGGCCGGTGGCCGCACTGGTCTATCGCCATGGCGCCCACGTCATCAATCTATACGTCTGGCCCACCGCCGACCGCCACGCCATGACCTTCACCAGCCGTGACGGCTACAACCTAATGTGTTTGCAGGCGGGTGGCATGGCCTACTGGGCGGTGAGCGACGTGAACGAGGCGGAACTGCGCGCCTTCGCCGTCGCCCTGGCCGCCGAAATCGGGCGTTGA
- a CDS encoding LacI family DNA-binding transcriptional regulator yields MEKRRGRSSQGVTIREVAARAGVSPMTVSRVINNENNVTPATSAAVTAAIQALKYTPNPAARRLAGSETFRIGLLYSNPSVAFLSEFLLGALDESSKTGHQLVVEKCGVTPATEKAALQKLLQSGVDGVVLPPPLCEAKGILAEIAKSGVAAVAVAAGQPGPDVATVRIDNYKAAHRMTTHLLSLGHKTIGFIKGHPNQTVSDQRLHGFLDALTEAGLDAKAAPVEQGYFNYRSGLAAADKLLGLKDRPTAIFAANDDMAAAVLATAHRLGINVPTDLSIAGFDDTLIAGTIWPALTTVRQPIAAMGRAAVTMLLDEMKRRRAGGAGSPAQQLLRHTLVERESTAAPGSVLADA; encoded by the coding sequence ATGGAAAAGCGGCGTGGACGGAGTTCTCAAGGGGTCACCATCCGTGAGGTGGCGGCGCGGGCCGGCGTTTCCCCCATGACGGTTTCCCGCGTCATCAATAATGAGAACAACGTCACCCCGGCGACATCGGCCGCCGTGACGGCCGCCATCCAGGCGCTGAAGTACACCCCCAATCCCGCCGCCCGCCGTCTGGCGGGGTCGGAAACCTTCCGCATCGGCCTGCTGTACAGCAACCCCAGCGTCGCGTTCCTCAGTGAGTTCCTGCTGGGCGCGCTGGACGAAAGCAGCAAGACCGGCCACCAGCTGGTGGTGGAGAAGTGCGGCGTGACCCCGGCCACCGAAAAGGCCGCCCTACAGAAGCTGCTGCAAAGCGGGGTGGACGGTGTGGTCCTGCCGCCGCCGCTGTGTGAGGCCAAGGGCATCCTGGCCGAAATCGCCAAGTCCGGCGTCGCCGCCGTGGCCGTGGCCGCCGGCCAGCCGGGCCCCGATGTCGCCACCGTGCGCATCGACAATTACAAGGCGGCCCACCGCATGACGACGCACCTGCTGTCGCTGGGCCACAAGACCATCGGCTTCATCAAGGGCCACCCCAACCAGACGGTCAGCGACCAGCGCCTGCACGGCTTCCTGGACGCGCTGACCGAGGCGGGGCTGGACGCCAAGGCGGCGCCGGTGGAGCAGGGGTACTTCAATTATCGCTCCGGCCTGGCGGCGGCGGACAAGCTGTTGGGCCTGAAGGACCGGCCCACCGCCATCTTCGCCGCCAACGATGACATGGCCGCCGCCGTGCTGGCCACCGCCCACCGCCTGGGCATCAACGTGCCGACCGACCTGTCCATCGCCGGCTTCGACGATACCCTGATCGCCGGCACCATCTGGCCGGCCTTGACCACCGTGCGCCAGCCCATCGCCGCCATGGGACGGGCCGCCGTCACCATGCTGCTGGATGAGATGAAGCGCCGTCGCGCCGGCGGGGCGGGCAGTCCGGCGCAACAGCTGCTGCGCCATACGCTGGTGGAGCGTGAATCCACGGCGGCACCCGGGAGCGTCCTGGCCGACGCGTGA